AAAGAGCCATGGAATCAGCGTGACGGTGGGACTCGAAGAGCGTGAAGCCAGAGAATTGAATATTGGCTTTGTCTCCCGTATGGAGCGCCAGCGCCCTTGGATCCGCTCGAAAGTGGCCATCAGTATGGATGCGGTGAGTGCGCTCGCCACCGGTCAAAGTCAGTGGATAACCCATGATTTGGCTCGCGCTGATGGTCATTTGTGGCGTGCCAGAAGCTGTGCCATGTTAACGGGGGCGGGAACGGTGAGAGTGGATAATCCACGTTTAACGGTTCGCTCCATTGATAGCTCGCGCCAACCCTTAAGAATTGTTATTGACAACCAGCTTGACACTGACCCTCATGCTCAGGTGTATGAAGAGGGCCATGCAGTGATTTTTACGGTGAATCCCTCTCGGCAGCTGGCCCAACCTTTTTTAGAGCGTGGCGTCAGAGTAATGCTGTTAGAGCCTGATCTCAATGGTCGCGTCTCCATGCCGGCGGTGACCAAAGCCTTACATTCATTGCAGTTAAATGAAGTATTGATTGAGACAGGTCAGCGACTTAATGGGGTGTTCTTGCAGTCAGGCTTGGTTGATGAATGGATATGTTATGTGGCTCCGAGTTTTCTTGGTCTAGGCGGTGCAGGCTTAGCGCAATTTGGGCCCTTAGCAGACTTGACGCAGCGCATAGATTTAAAGTTTGTGGAAGTTAAGCCTTTCAAGGAAGACTTACGTATTATTTTGAGACAACCCCATTCTTTAGAATGGTTAAATAGGGTATGAATATGTTTACAGGTATCATTGCAGCTACCGGTAAAATCGCTGGTAGTGAAAAACTGGAGCAAGGGCAACGATTACACATTGACACGTCAATGGATTTGTCTGATGTGGCCGTGGGGGACTCCATTGCCGTCAACGGCGTGTGTTTGACGGTAGTCAAGTTGGTTAATTTAGGGTTCTTAATGGATGTTTCACGACACACCCTGGATGTTACAGTAGGTCTGGAGTTGGGGCGTATCGTCAACTTAGAAAAGGCATTGAGGTTGTCAGACCGCTTAGGAGGGCATTTGGTGTCAGGACATGTGGATGGGATAGGTGAGATTATGGATTACCGTGCGATAGGGGAGAGCTGGTTTTTAGAAATTAAAGCGCCCCATGAGTTATCACGTTATATCGCTAAAAAAGGCTCTATTACCGTCAACGGGATTTCCTTGACCACCAATACCGTTGACGCAGATCTCTTCACCATTAATGTCATCCCGCATACTCGTGAGGTGACTAACTTTAAAGAATTGTCTGTGGGAGACTCTGTAAATTTAGAAATTGATTTAATCGCTCGTTACATTGAACGCTCTCGATTATGGGAGAGTGAGTGAGAAATAAGTTAAAATAGTAATTTGATCCTAAGGAATAGTCCATGATCCCCACTAGTACGTCACGGTCAGTGCTACCTGGTATTTCTCCTACTGCAGAGATTATTGAAGAAATTCAAGCGGGCCGAATGGTGGTCTTGGTTGATGATGAAGACCGAGAAAACGAAGGCGACTTGGTCTTAGCGGCTGAATTTGTTACCCCTGAAGCCATCAACTTCATGGCGCGATATGGTCGCGGTCTTATCTGTTTAACTTTAACTCAAGAGCGTTGTCGTCAGTTGAACTTACCTTTAATGGTGTCTGACAACCGTTCTAGTATGACGACTAACTTTACCGTTTCAATTGAAGCGGCTAAGGGCGTCACAACAGGCATTTCTGCCGCAGACCGAGCGCAAACGGTGAAAGCGGCGGTGGCCCGCTTTGCCCGTCCTGAGGATCTTGTGCAACCAGGGCATGTCTTTCCTTTAATGGCTCGTCGTGGCGGAGTGTTAATTCGTGCTGGCCACACTGAAGCAGGGTGTGATCTTGCCATGCTGGCTAATCTCGAACCTTGCTCTGTGATTTGTGAAATTCTCAAGGATGACGGGGAGATGGCTCGACTCCCAGATTTAATAGAATTTGCTCAACAACATCATCTGAAAGTGGGCACTATTGCTGATCTCATTCATTATCGCAATCAACATGAAAAACTGGTTGAAAGGGCAGGAGAGCGTGAATTAATTACTCCCTACGGGACATTTAAAGTGGCTGCTTATTATGACGCCATTGCCAATAAAACTCATTTAGCATTAATTCATGGCCACATTGATTCGCAACAGGAGACGTTGGTACGGGTTCATGAACCTTTTTCTTTGGTAGATATTTTTGACGAGGAGGCCTATCAGCATTCTTTTGGAATTCAAAGCGCCCTAAGACGTATTACCCAAGCACCGCAGGGAGTGTTGGTATTATTGCAAGGGGAGGAAAGCGCTGAAGATCTCATCGCTTGGGCAAGCCCTAATCAAGAATTACCGCAAAGAAAATGGGACTCAAGGTTATATGGAGTCGGTGCACAGATTCTCAGAGACCTAGGAGTCACTAAAATGAGAGTATTATCTCGATTACGTAAAATTCCGAGTATGGCAGGTTTTGGATTGGAGGTTGTAGGTTATGTTACACCCAACGAGTAGTCCGCGAAATACCAGTATGGCTGATATTTCAAGTAACGGGAAAGGGTTGCGTATTGCTATTGTTATTTCACGGTTTAATGAGGCGATTGGTGAGCATTTGTTAGCCGCCACAGGCAAAGCTTTAATTGAGCATGGGGTACTGGAGAAGAATATTCCGGTGATTCGTGTACCAGGAGCCTTGGAGATTCCTTTAGCACTTAAGACGCTGGCTGTAACCAAGCGCTTTGATGCTTTAATTGCACTGGGCTCAATTGTGCGAGGTGAAACTTATCACTTTGAGATTGTAGCCAACGAGAGTGCAGCAGGAATTACTGCTGTGCAGTTGGATACGGGGGTCCCCATTGCCAATGGTATTTTAACCACAGAGAACGATGCTCAAGCCTTTGCACGGGTTGAACAAAAGGGCCTAGACTGTGCCATGGCGGCCATAGAAATGGCACGATTATTAGCAGAAATCAGATCAGGTGAAATGTGAAATCAGCCAGAAGACTAGCACGTGAAGGGGTAGTACAAGGACTCTACGCTTGGCAGATGAACGGCGATACCTTGACGCACATTAGCCAACATGTTTTAGCACAACATCACATGGGCCGTGCGGATGCCGCCTTACTAAATCATTATTTACAAGGCATTTATGGCGCTGTCGATGAATTAAATACTTTTATTGCGCCTTATCTTGATCGTGATTTGATGAATGTTAGTCCCGTTGAAAAGGCTATTCTTTGGCTGGCGGCCTATGAACTGCGCTACGCATTAGACACGCCATTTCGTGTAATCATTAACGAGGCTGTAGAGATTGCAAAATCCTTCGGTGCCACCGATGGCCATAAATATATTAATGGTGTGGTAGATAAGATGGCGTTGGATGTCCGCTCTAAGGAAGTCAAGTTAGCCCAAAGATAAGGAGCTCTTGAGTGCCCTCTGAGTTCGATTTGATACAGCAATATTGTCAACGTTTAACCGCTCATACTGATCTTGGGGTGGGTGATGATGCAGCGCTGATGACTGTTCGCCCCGGCCACCAATTGGCCGTCTCCACTGATGTGTTGGTGGCAGGGAATCATTTTTTTGTTGATGTTTCTCCTTTTTCTTTGGGTAGAAAAGCTGCCAGCGTGAATTTGTCTGATATGGCTGCCATGGGCGCCACTCCTCGTTGGGCTACTCTGGGATTGAGTATCCCAGGGATGAATGAGGGATGGCTAAAAGATTTTTGCGATGGCTTTTATCAGGCCCTCTCTGAACACGGGGTGGATTGGGTAGGGGGGGATACGACTCGAGGTCCCCTTAACCTTGCTGTAACTATCATGGGTGAAGTGCTTTCAGGTAAAGGACTAAAAAGGTCTGGAGCTAAGGTGGATGATGACATTTGGGTGTCAGGGAGCGTGGGCGATGCGGCCTGGGGGCTGGCTTTTCTCCAAGGGCAAGTGGAGCTTGGGATGGAGGCTCAGCAGTATTTTCGTGCTCGTTTAGACAATCCCACTGCGCGAGTTGAGTTGGGG
This sequence is a window from Ferrovum sp. JA12. Protein-coding genes within it:
- the ribD gene encoding bifunctional diaminohydroxyphosphoribosylaminopyrimidine deaminase/5-amino-6-(5-phosphoribosylamino)uracil reductase RibD → MTYSTNLPEDGVWMRQALGLAQRGLHTTMPNPRVGAVVVNAGQKVGQGFHCRAGEAHAEVLALRQAEGFTQGATLYVTLEPCSHFGRTPPCVKSVIDAGIKRVVIAMQDPNPLVAGQGIAQLKSHGISVTVGLEEREARELNIGFVSRMERQRPWIRSKVAISMDAVSALATGQSQWITHDLARADGHLWRARSCAMLTGAGTVRVDNPRLTVRSIDSSRQPLRIVIDNQLDTDPHAQVYEEGHAVIFTVNPSRQLAQPFLERGVRVMLLEPDLNGRVSMPAVTKALHSLQLNEVLIETGQRLNGVFLQSGLVDEWICYVAPSFLGLGGAGLAQFGPLADLTQRIDLKFVEVKPFKEDLRIILRQPHSLEWLNRV
- the ribBA gene encoding bifunctional 3,4-dihydroxy-2-butanone-4-phosphate synthase/GTP cyclohydrolase II, which gives rise to MIPTSTSRSVLPGISPTAEIIEEIQAGRMVVLVDDEDRENEGDLVLAAEFVTPEAINFMARYGRGLICLTLTQERCRQLNLPLMVSDNRSSMTTNFTVSIEAAKGVTTGISAADRAQTVKAAVARFARPEDLVQPGHVFPLMARRGGVLIRAGHTEAGCDLAMLANLEPCSVICEILKDDGEMARLPDLIEFAQQHHLKVGTIADLIHYRNQHEKLVERAGERELITPYGTFKVAAYYDAIANKTHLALIHGHIDSQQETLVRVHEPFSLVDIFDEEAYQHSFGIQSALRRITQAPQGVLVLLQGEESAEDLIAWASPNQELPQRKWDSRLYGVGAQILRDLGVTKMRVLSRLRKIPSMAGFGLEVVGYVTPNE
- the ribH gene encoding 6,7-dimethyl-8-ribityllumazine synthase; the protein is MADISSNGKGLRIAIVISRFNEAIGEHLLAATGKALIEHGVLEKNIPVIRVPGALEIPLALKTLAVTKRFDALIALGSIVRGETYHFEIVANESAAGITAVQLDTGVPIANGILTTENDAQAFARVEQKGLDCAMAAIEMARLLAEIRSGEM
- a CDS encoding riboflavin synthase; this encodes MFTGIIAATGKIAGSEKLEQGQRLHIDTSMDLSDVAVGDSIAVNGVCLTVVKLVNLGFLMDVSRHTLDVTVGLELGRIVNLEKALRLSDRLGGHLVSGHVDGIGEIMDYRAIGESWFLEIKAPHELSRYIAKKGSITVNGISLTTNTVDADLFTINVIPHTREVTNFKELSVGDSVNLEIDLIARYIERSRLWESE
- the thiL gene encoding thiamine-phosphate kinase; protein product: MPSEFDLIQQYCQRLTAHTDLGVGDDAALMTVRPGHQLAVSTDVLVAGNHFFVDVSPFSLGRKAASVNLSDMAAMGATPRWATLGLSIPGMNEGWLKDFCDGFYQALSEHGVDWVGGDTTRGPLNLAVTIMGEVLSGKGLKRSGAKVDDDIWVSGSVGDAAWGLAFLQGQVELGMEAQQYFRARLDNPTARVELGRSLLSLAHSAIDISDGLLADLNHILVASQVGAILKADQIPVSKLLSEHQLDPSFWQAVLRGGDDYELCFTAPPHHDHTIIELSRKMNLSVTRIGKIVSDAEQRTLLNYPEQGVGQPSWQGFDHFRTLS
- the nusB gene encoding transcription antitermination factor NusB, with protein sequence MKSARRLAREGVVQGLYAWQMNGDTLTHISQHVLAQHHMGRADAALLNHYLQGIYGAVDELNTFIAPYLDRDLMNVSPVEKAILWLAAYELRYALDTPFRVIINEAVEIAKSFGATDGHKYINGVVDKMALDVRSKEVKLAQR